From Pseudomonas poae, the proteins below share one genomic window:
- a CDS encoding tetratricopeptide repeat protein, translating into MSLDYLGNPIDTTHPATRQGLDDFIGGFLGYQPRAEGILAIADADPDSALANAFAGLLLMFIESPEGPALAEKYRLRAAAVNTDHPRAQLYLAVLHAWIHDEPDAVLQLSEQLLERYPRDLFAAKLNQYLEFNRGNWPALLRIGLKATAGAPDIAHSHGLLAFAYEQCHLLEEAEASAREALRLQPSEPWAQHALAHVLLTQGRIEEGTAFLEGVKHHWAGLNSFMYTHNWWHLALFYLARGDDQRVLAIYDQHVWGILPEYSQDQVGAVSLLARLELAGIDVGERWQALAPYLQRRVGDTVQPFLSVQYLYGLARAGKPEADTLLAALRQYSVEARPVWAEVTLPLALGLLAHARGDAQGALAQLGIALPRLNEIGGSHAQRDLFAQVELDARLQAGDWFGAQQTLELRRRYDGWDVPTNRSLVRVYAALGLPQQAAKAQERVSRFTG; encoded by the coding sequence ATGTCACTGGATTACCTGGGCAACCCCATCGACACCACCCACCCCGCCACCCGCCAGGGCCTGGACGATTTCATCGGCGGCTTTCTCGGCTACCAGCCCCGCGCCGAAGGCATTCTCGCCATCGCCGATGCCGACCCCGACTCCGCGCTGGCGAATGCGTTCGCCGGGTTGCTGTTGATGTTTATCGAGTCCCCCGAAGGCCCGGCCCTGGCCGAAAAATATCGCCTGCGCGCCGCCGCCGTGAACACCGACCATCCCCGCGCCCAGCTGTACCTGGCCGTGCTGCATGCCTGGATCCATGACGAACCGGACGCGGTCCTGCAGCTCAGCGAACAGCTGCTTGAGCGCTACCCCCGCGACCTGTTCGCCGCCAAGCTCAACCAGTACCTGGAATTCAACCGGGGCAACTGGCCGGCGCTGCTGCGCATCGGCCTCAAGGCCACGGCTGGCGCGCCGGACATCGCCCACAGCCACGGCTTGCTGGCCTTCGCCTACGAGCAATGCCACTTGCTCGAAGAGGCCGAAGCCAGCGCCCGCGAGGCCCTGCGCCTGCAACCTTCGGAGCCCTGGGCCCAGCATGCGCTGGCGCATGTGCTGCTGACCCAGGGCCGCATCGAAGAAGGCACTGCGTTCCTCGAAGGCGTGAAGCATCATTGGGCCGGTTTGAACTCGTTTATGTACACCCACAACTGGTGGCACCTGGCGCTGTTCTACCTGGCCCGCGGTGACGATCAGCGGGTATTGGCGATTTACGACCAGCATGTGTGGGGCATCCTGCCGGAGTATTCCCAGGACCAGGTCGGCGCCGTGTCATTGCTGGCGCGGCTGGAACTGGCCGGCATCGACGTGGGCGAGCGCTGGCAAGCGTTGGCGCCCTACCTGCAACGCCGGGTGGGCGACACGGTGCAGCCGTTCCTCAGCGTGCAGTACCTGTATGGCCTGGCGCGGGCGGGCAAACCCGAGGCGGATACGCTGCTGGCGGCGCTGCGCCAATACAGCGTTGAGGCGCGGCCGGTGTGGGCCGAAGTCACCCTGCCATTGGCCCTGGGGCTGCTGGCCCATGCACGCGGGGATGCGCAAGGCGCACTGGCGCAACTGGGCATTGCACTGCCACGCCTGAATGAGATTGGCGGCAGCCATGCCCAGCGCGACCTGTTTGCCCAGGTGGAACTGGATGCAAGGTTGCAGGCGGGGGACTGGTTTGGCGCGCAGCAAACCCTGGAGTTGCGGCGCAGGTATGACGGCTGGGATGTGCCGACCAATCGCAGTTTGGTGCGGGTGTATGCGGCGTTGGGGTTGCCGCAGCAGGCGGCAAAGGCCCAAGAGCGGGTATCGCGGTTTACCGGCTAG
- a CDS encoding ABC transporter substrate-binding protein, giving the protein MRPFSFRRVLSSVGLCTALLAGQALAQPQDGGVLNLVAQPEPPSLMHGVVSHVSTQYVSGKVLQGLLTFDTDLNPKPVLAKAWSLSPDGLTYTFDLQDGVHWHDGPAFTADDVVFSFQTFYPEVDKRLGGIITEYVDSITAKGPLQVVFHLKKPFAPLLSALGSGLRPVVPKHLYANTDFRNNPYNLKPVGTGPFVFVEWKRGAYIKLAKNPNYWKKGLPHLDSIVFHVIPDGSSRAAAFERNDVQVLRSGDADYADLKRLSALADVQSSEKGWELYAGLAFLQINTRKPPLNNPKVRQAILYALNRQFIVDNIFFGSGKVAQGEFVSSTPYHDPQLPQYAYDVKKAKALIAESGVDVGAVRIRLLNGEKGGAWERLAEYTKQALQPLGFKVQVVTSDAATWFQRVSDWDFDLTYNFIFQIGDPYLTSAYLFRSDYILKTSPFANVSGYNSPEADALWRQLADTPQGPERKQLYSKLENLLNTDLPIAPIFEMRYPTLFHSQVKNLLQTATSLNEDYESVYLEAPAP; this is encoded by the coding sequence ATGCGCCCATTCTCTTTTCGCCGCGTCCTCTCGTCCGTGGGGTTGTGCACTGCGTTGCTGGCCGGCCAGGCGCTGGCGCAACCCCAGGACGGCGGGGTGCTGAACCTGGTGGCTCAGCCGGAGCCGCCCTCGCTGATGCACGGCGTGGTCAGCCATGTGTCCACGCAATATGTGAGCGGCAAGGTGCTGCAGGGCCTGCTGACTTTCGACACCGACCTCAACCCCAAACCGGTGTTGGCCAAAGCCTGGAGCCTCTCGCCGGACGGCCTCACCTACACCTTCGATTTGCAGGACGGCGTGCACTGGCACGACGGCCCGGCCTTTACCGCCGATGACGTGGTGTTCAGCTTCCAGACCTTCTACCCCGAAGTGGATAAGCGCCTCGGCGGGATCATCACCGAGTACGTCGACAGCATCACCGCCAAGGGCCCGCTGCAAGTGGTCTTCCACCTGAAGAAACCCTTCGCGCCGTTGCTCTCGGCCTTGGGCAGCGGCCTGCGCCCGGTGGTGCCCAAGCACCTGTACGCGAACACCGATTTTCGCAACAACCCCTACAATCTCAAACCGGTGGGCACCGGGCCGTTCGTGTTTGTGGAGTGGAAGCGCGGCGCCTATATCAAGCTGGCCAAGAACCCCAACTATTGGAAGAAGGGCCTGCCGCACCTCGATAGCATTGTCTTCCACGTGATCCCCGACGGCTCCTCGCGTGCCGCTGCGTTTGAACGCAATGACGTGCAAGTGCTGCGCAGTGGCGATGCCGATTACGCCGACCTCAAGCGCCTCAGCGCGTTGGCGGATGTGCAGTCGTCGGAGAAAGGCTGGGAGCTGTACGCCGGCCTGGCCTTCCTGCAGATCAACACGCGCAAGCCGCCGTTGAACAACCCCAAGGTGCGCCAGGCGATCCTGTATGCGCTGAACCGCCAGTTCATCGTCGATAACATTTTCTTCGGCTCGGGCAAGGTGGCCCAGGGCGAGTTCGTGTCGAGCACCCCGTACCACGACCCGCAGTTGCCGCAGTACGCCTATGACGTGAAAAAGGCCAAGGCGCTGATCGCCGAGTCCGGTGTGGACGTGGGCGCGGTGCGTATCCGCCTGCTCAATGGCGAGAAGGGCGGCGCCTGGGAACGCCTGGCCGAATACACCAAGCAGGCCCTGCAACCCCTGGGTTTCAAGGTGCAGGTGGTGACGTCGGATGCGGCGACCTGGTTCCAGCGTGTCAGCGACTGGGACTTCGACCTGACCTACAATTTTATCTTCCAGATCGGCGACCCGTACCTGACCAGCGCCTACCTGTTCCGCTCCGACTATATTCTCAAGACCTCGCCGTTCGCCAACGTCAGCGGCTACAACAGCCCCGAGGCGGATGCGCTGTGGCGCCAGCTCGCCGATACCCCGCAAGGCCCGGAGCGCAAGCAGCTCTACAGTAAGTTGGAGAACCTGTTGAACACCGACTTGCCCATCGCGCCGATCTTCGAGATGCGCTACCCGACGCTGTTTCACAGCCAGGTCAAAAACCTGCTGCAGACCGCCACCAGCCTTAACGAAGACTACGAAAGCGTGTACCTCGAGGCCCCGGCACCATGA
- a CDS encoding ABC transporter permease, with the protein MNGVLYVGGRLGKALLMVVAVLVLSFLLIRLAPGDPALLLAGEAGVDDAQFIEQLRQTMGLDKPLLQQLLIYLGHVAQLDLGYSYRNQTAVWSLLAERLPATLALMGSAFVLSSVLGVTLGVLAARARQKRHWLDGLISHGALLLYSIPSFWLAMLLILLFSVSLDWLPAFGMETVGRDFSVLDRLQHLLLPCVSLSVMFLALYIHLTRAAVLDALGQEYVRTAHAKGLHPRRILWVHVLRNALLPVVTFAGLQLGQLASVALLVEVVYAWPGIGRLLYDALAQRDYGVLMGGFLVISTLVVGFNVLTDVICRLLDPRIGAGGQGG; encoded by the coding sequence ATGAATGGCGTGCTGTATGTCGGCGGGCGCCTGGGCAAGGCGCTGCTGATGGTGGTGGCGGTGTTGGTGTTGAGTTTCCTGCTGATCCGCCTGGCGCCGGGCGACCCGGCGCTGCTGCTGGCCGGTGAGGCGGGGGTGGATGATGCGCAGTTTATCGAGCAACTGCGCCAGACCATGGGCCTGGATAAACCGCTGCTCCAGCAATTGCTGATCTACCTCGGCCATGTCGCCCAGCTGGACCTCGGGTATTCCTACCGCAACCAGACCGCCGTGTGGTCGCTGCTCGCCGAGCGTTTGCCGGCCACGCTGGCGTTGATGGGCTCGGCGTTTGTGCTGTCGTCGGTGCTGGGGGTGACCCTCGGGGTGCTGGCGGCGCGGGCCCGGCAGAAACGGCACTGGCTGGATGGGCTGATTTCCCACGGGGCCTTGCTGCTGTATTCGATACCGTCGTTCTGGTTGGCGATGCTGCTGATCCTGCTGTTTTCCGTGAGCCTGGACTGGCTGCCGGCGTTTGGTATGGAGACCGTGGGCCGCGATTTCTCGGTGCTGGACCGTTTGCAGCATCTGCTGTTGCCGTGCGTGTCCTTGAGCGTGATGTTCCTCGCCTTGTACATCCACCTGACCCGCGCCGCCGTGCTCGACGCGCTGGGCCAGGAGTACGTGCGCACCGCCCACGCCAAAGGCTTGCACCCGCGACGGATTCTCTGGGTGCATGTGCTGCGCAACGCTTTGTTGCCGGTGGTGACCTTTGCCGGTTTGCAACTGGGCCAACTGGCCAGCGTCGCGTTGCTGGTGGAGGTGGTGTATGCCTGGCCCGGCATCGGCCGCTTGTTGTACGACGCCCTGGCCCAACGTGACTACGGCGTGTTGATGGGCGGCTTTCTGGTTATTTCGACTCTGGTGGTGGGCTTCAACGTGTTGACCGATGTGATTTGCCGTTTGCTCGACCCACGTATCGGCGCCGGAGGGCAGGGCGGATGA
- a CDS encoding ABC transporter permease, with protein sequence MSVLKRFVRQPSALIGALFLLLLAALALAAPWLVDSSPWDMNAQPMLAPFHDPAHWLGSDQLGRDLGSGLLYGARLSLAVGVLTSLATLLVGLVVGAIAGYFGGWVDGVLMRVAEFFQIIPQLVLAVILVAVLEPSLGTIVLAIALVAWPAVARLVRSEFLTLRQREFVQAARVLGQSPWGIISQQILPNALAPLLVVMTFVMATAILTEAALAFLGLSDPEAMSWGYMINASRGLLRDAWWMSFLPGLAIVLCVLAVNRLGEGLRVAFEPGRSL encoded by the coding sequence ATGAGCGTGCTCAAGCGCTTTGTGCGCCAACCCTCGGCGCTGATCGGCGCACTGTTCCTGCTGCTGTTGGCCGCGCTGGCGCTGGCTGCGCCCTGGCTCGTCGACAGCTCGCCGTGGGACATGAACGCCCAGCCGATGCTGGCGCCGTTCCACGACCCGGCGCACTGGCTGGGCAGCGACCAGCTCGGGCGTGACCTCGGCAGCGGCTTGCTCTATGGCGCCCGCCTGTCGCTGGCGGTGGGTGTGCTGACCAGCCTGGCGACCTTGCTGGTGGGGCTGGTGGTGGGCGCCATCGCCGGGTACTTCGGCGGCTGGGTCGACGGCGTGCTGATGCGCGTCGCCGAGTTCTTCCAGATCATCCCGCAACTGGTGCTGGCGGTGATCCTGGTGGCGGTGCTGGAACCGTCCCTGGGCACTATCGTGCTGGCGATTGCCTTGGTGGCGTGGCCGGCGGTGGCGCGCCTGGTGCGCAGTGAATTCCTCACCCTGCGCCAGCGCGAATTCGTGCAGGCGGCGCGGGTGCTGGGCCAGTCGCCCTGGGGGATTATCAGCCAACAGATCCTGCCGAATGCCCTGGCGCCGTTGCTGGTGGTCATGACGTTTGTGATGGCCACGGCGATCCTCACCGAAGCCGCGCTGGCGTTCCTTGGCCTCAGCGACCCGGAGGCGATGAGCTGGGGTTATATGATCAACGCGTCCCGTGGCCTGTTGCGGGATGCGTGGTGGATGAGTTTCTTGCCGGGGCTGGCGATTGTGCTGTGTGTACTGGCGGTAAATCGGCTGGGCGAGGGCCTGCGCGTGGCGTTTGAACCGGGGAGGTCGCTATGA
- a CDS encoding ABC transporter ATP-binding protein yields MTLLSVEHLRIALPAGADRSHALYDLSLQLRSGECLCVVGESGSGKSMLAKALLRQLPVPLRVESGRLVFREQDLAERSEAAMRELRGRDISMVFQEPMSALNPLLRVGEQIDETLRAHGVKAAGERRRRVVDLLGYVGLPDPERLRLAYPFELSGGQRQRVVIAMALAFEPALLIADEPTSALDVTTQAQILDLLRSIQQDTGMALLFITHDFAVVEAIADRVLVLEKGRVVEQGSAHQVLREPQALYTRQLLAAVSAQPLAPRGTVDGAVVLKAEQLGKVFSTRNGWWGRRTTQALDAVELQLREGETLGIVGESGSGKSTLGRCLVRLLRADTGHIEWLGQDVAGLPEARLRPLRSEVQMIFQDPFASLNPRQTVGRIVMTGPLVQGRSRADAEQRARALLERVGLPATAFERYPHEFSGGQRQRIGIARALAVEPKVLIADECVSALDALIQVQILELLESLQRQLKLSIVFITHDLRVAARLCDRIAVMQHGRVVEQGDTAKLFADARHPYTRTLLQCVPTAPIPEAYTI; encoded by the coding sequence ATGACGTTATTGAGTGTCGAGCACCTGCGCATCGCCTTGCCGGCGGGTGCCGACCGCAGCCATGCGCTGTATGACCTGTCGCTGCAACTGCGCAGTGGCGAATGCCTGTGTGTGGTGGGCGAGTCCGGCTCGGGCAAGTCGATGCTGGCCAAGGCCCTGCTGCGCCAGTTGCCGGTGCCGCTGAGGGTGGAAAGCGGGCGTCTGGTGTTTCGCGAGCAAGACCTGGCGGAACGCAGCGAAGCCGCCATGCGCGAACTGCGCGGGCGCGACATCAGTATGGTGTTCCAGGAACCCATGAGCGCGCTGAACCCGCTGCTGCGGGTGGGGGAGCAGATTGATGAAACCCTGCGCGCCCATGGCGTGAAAGCTGCGGGCGAGCGTCGGCGGCGGGTCGTGGATTTGCTCGGTTATGTCGGCCTGCCCGACCCCGAGCGCCTGCGCCTGGCCTATCCCTTTGAACTCTCGGGTGGCCAGCGCCAACGGGTGGTCATCGCCATGGCCCTGGCATTCGAGCCGGCGCTGTTGATCGCCGATGAACCCACCTCGGCCCTCGACGTGACCACCCAGGCGCAGATCCTCGACCTGTTGCGCAGCATCCAGCAAGACACAGGCATGGCGCTGTTGTTTATCACCCATGACTTTGCTGTGGTCGAGGCGATTGCCGACCGCGTGCTGGTGCTGGAAAAAGGCCGCGTGGTGGAACAGGGCAGCGCGCACCAGGTGTTGCGTGAGCCCCAGGCGCTATATACCCGGCAACTGTTGGCGGCGGTGTCGGCCCAACCGCTGGCGCCGCGCGGTACGGTTGACGGCGCGGTGGTGCTCAAGGCCGAGCAATTGGGCAAGGTGTTCAGTACCCGCAATGGCTGGTGGGGCCGGCGCACCACCCAGGCGCTGGACGCCGTCGAGCTGCAGTTGCGTGAGGGTGAAACCTTGGGGATCGTCGGGGAGTCGGGGTCGGGCAAGTCGACCTTGGGCCGCTGCCTGGTGCGGCTGTTGCGGGCCGACACCGGGCACATCGAATGGCTGGGCCAGGACGTGGCAGGGTTGCCCGAGGCGCGTTTGCGGCCGTTGCGCAGTGAGGTGCAGATGATCTTCCAGGACCCGTTCGCGTCCCTCAACCCACGCCAGACCGTGGGCCGCATCGTCATGACCGGGCCGCTGGTGCAGGGCCGCTCCAGGGCCGACGCCGAACAGCGCGCACGGGCCTTGCTGGAACGGGTGGGCCTGCCCGCCACGGCGTTCGAACGCTACCCCCATGAGTTCTCCGGCGGCCAGCGCCAGCGCATCGGCATCGCCCGCGCATTGGCGGTGGAACCCAAGGTGCTGATTGCCGATGAGTGCGTATCGGCCCTGGATGCCTTGATTCAGGTGCAGATTCTGGAATTGCTGGAGTCCCTGCAACGGCAGCTGAAATTGAGCATTGTGTTTATCACCCACGATTTGCGCGTAGCGGCGCGTTTGTGTGATCGGATCGCCGTGATGCAGCACGGGCGGGTGGTGGAGCAGGGCGACACGGCGAAGCTGTTCGCCGATGCGCGCCATCCTTATACCCGCACGTTGTTGCAGTGTGTGCCGACGGCCCCGATTCCAGAGGCATACACCATCTGA